Genomic window (Gadus macrocephalus chromosome 13, ASM3116895v1):
TGCAACCTCTCAAAATTGTACCCAGATCGGGTGATAGGTGGAGCTATATCAATTAACTGAAAATGCAGACTTTGGACGGACATGTTTTGAAATCCTAAAATGAAATCCTGTAGACATTAGTCCAAGAACCTGTAAGAAAATGGCGTCTGGACGTCCAAATTAGCCCAATCCATGATAGGTGACTAATGCCGGGGTTAACATGAGTCAATCATCACCAAACTAGGTGTATTTAAAGAAGCATAGGTCAACGTTAACCAGGCTAAAGTTCATCAAAATAAGACGATAGGGGGCGCTAAAGTAATCAAATGAAAACTTTAAAGACTTCACTCATGAAAATTTGTTTGCCCATCACCATACCAAGCTGAGGCTATTCCAGTGTTGTTAAGCGTATGCAAACAATAAAGGTCTTAATGGTCTTCGTaagggtcttaatggtctgttAGGGGTCTTATTGGTCGGCTTTAGGCTTGGCACCTGTAAAATGCTGCTTTCagctttaattattattattaggaatCAATGAAAACTATGGAAACATTTATGGTGTGTTTATTTGACATCAGCTGGCATATCCATGTGTTCAATGGTGTAGGTGTCTGGGTGTTTAATTGTCCAATCAAAGGGGGGAAATGCATTCGGTATACTAGCGATCTTTTGTTGTGCTATGTATGTTCTACATAGAAAGGAAATGGTCTATAATACATTGAAACAACATCAAACTAAGGTAAAATTATGGTTATTATTTTAactaattttattttaataatcattaaaaactaagaaaatacatttgtggttTTTAATTGCTTGTGCACTGTTCGCCACCATCTCGCCAACGAGCGGAAGGATTTCGAAGAGATTTCCTAGAACACTGGTTTATGTTGGAAAAACATGTAACCCTACCCCTCATTCCGAACAATAACCGTTTGTCCGATATGTGTTGAAAGAAGTCTAGCTTAAACCGCATTAAGTCACTAATGTACAAATGcacaaatgtatttaataatgttattatgGATGCTTATAACATACATgaccgttgttgttgttgttgttgttgttttcagcCTGGTATGTACAGCCCTGGTCCTCAGGCTCCGCCCCCATACCCCGGACAGCCTGGCCAGCCGGCCAGCCCCCTGTTCGTAGCCCCCCCACCCAAGACCCAGAGGGTCCTTCACTCTGAAGCCTACCTCAAGTACATCGAGGGGCTGAACTCAGACAGCGGCACTGTGAGCAAGTGGGACCAGACCCTCAAAGGtgcgctaccccccccccccccccctcctgctcacTTCATTGGTACCTCCCGTGCTTGCGCTGAGAATAGTATTTGCATCTGAATTTGTGTGTTTCGCTTCGCCCCAACAGCCCAAAGACGGGACGCCCACCTGACCAAAGAGCAGGAGAGCCATCTGCCCAGCCACTGGCTGAAGAGCAAAGGCGCCCACCGCACCATGGCGGACGCGCTGTGGCGTCTCAGGGAGCTCATGCTGAGAGACTCGCTGAACATCCGCCAGGCGTACAACCTGTAGATTCACTGGGACCACTTGTAAAACCTGCTTCCTCACTGTTCTTATCACGACACAAACTCTAGCACCAGTAATAATAGACCATAGAGGCAATATTTTACAAAGAATTGTTCAATCAtggatttttatatttattagcAGGATAAGCTTGATGTACCGgtagtttgtatgtgtgtgtgtgtgtgtgtgtgtgtgtgtgtgtgtgtgtgtgtgtgtgtgtgtgtgtgtgtgtgtgtgtgtgtgctttttttcaattattttttaaaccttGGGAGAATTTGTCTTCAAATTATGTTTTGGCTTATGGGCACTGACAAAATAAAATTGTTCGTGCTGTACATATTGAGTGAGTTTGTCGCTTTATTGGGTGTAGTGGTCTATATGTCGGATGCACTTCCTTTTGTTCGATGTCACTTCCTGGGAGGAAATCGGGATCGGGCCATTCTCTTTAGTGTTTGCCTTGTCTACCTTCTTTCCACAACATCACGGCCAGAATTTTGTACACAAAATTCCACAGGTCATTTCGTTTCAACAAGACCTAACAAAACAGCACAACATTACGCCGGCCACACCGCCTATGGATTAACCAAGAAGTCTACGAGCAAAGAGCCGAGGTCAGGTTTGTTTTCAGCAGGTGTAGTTACTTACTGGAGTGTAGCTAGCAGCATTACACACCAGTCCCGTTGTAAGCGTGCTTTACGATTTAACACGCGATGGAAGTGCTTGATCAACCACCCTGTTGTAAAGCTTTCCGTTCAGTATGGTCAACGTTACCATCGGATTGAGTTGACATGCACTCCTTTCTCCGTGGAGCCTGCAGACTGGCTCcatgtgtgctgctgctgctgctggttgaGCCACCGGCGGCCTAAGAACCGAGGCACTAATGCAGTTATCTTAAGACAATTCCCGTTCCTTGTCGTTGGATCGATTGACATGCATTTAGTCATACGATCACACATGAGCACACGAGTGAGTTAGTACCATGGCCGTTTTTGTAAGATGAGCCGGTTTGGATGCTAGCTGTTAACACCGGCTCGCCTTGTAAAAACAATCCACTTACTGCATTAATCATTGGCTGGCTGCAAGTAGAGGGACCTTTTCCCTCACCAATATACCGGTTAAGTTTATATTTCGGGTATGCATGCAATGGGCCTGCTAAAAGTCAGAATTACGTTTACTATTGTATACCACATTCATTGTCGCCTTATGTGGTGGCTAGCTAGCGTTGATGCTAACGTTGGCTCTTCCAAGTACATGTCATCCTCAGTTGCTGCACAGTTGAGTTCTGTTCTGGGCTCTCTGCACAAATTAGGTGTTTTCTGTGCTCTGCACAGTCGAGTTGTGTTCTGTGCGCTCTGCACAATTGAGGTTTGTTCGGCTTTCAAAGCAGTAGCTTAAAGTTGTGATCTTTCATCAAAACTGATCACAATTTGTCGGTCCCCAATGTCATCCTTCGGTTTTGTGTATGGATTCCCAATGTTATACAAAGTTCTAACAGAGCAGCTCTTGTATCTGAATGACTCTTTCTTTGTTTTGGGCAGAGCCTTGCAGTTAGAGCTGcacgaacaacaacaacacaacattctGCTCGTCACTACCCTCCAGGAACTCCACTCCTAAATCAATCCTTGTGTAACTCAATCGACCCAGCCCAACAGTGAGGATGTCCCAGATCCAGTATCAGTGTCTGGGGAACCCCATGCccaccactgctgctgctgctgctgtcacccCATTACACCTGGCCCCGCCCATGCCTGGATACAGCATCCCCTGTGCTTCCGCCACCCTGCCCGCTGAGAACGCAAGCCAGCCAGGCCgcagctcctccctcccttcaggcTCCGTCACTCCCTTCGCCCCCACCACAGGTTTGTCTCTCTTAAATCTATTGTCTCTGTTCGTCTGTTTAGAATGAGGTtgccttgttttttttgcctcctCCCTGCTTAGTTTACCCCGAAGTTGTTTTGGGTCACCGGCTATTTGATTGGTTAACACTTTTGGCTTCAATGATTACATGAGCTCATTTCAATGCAAATCACAGGGGGATGGAGTGCATGTCATGACTACAATGCATTTCTTCAACTGAATGtatttgtgcttttgttttgtgctttgaAGAATCTAACATGGCAAACCCTAAAGAGAAGACCCCCATGTGTTTGGTGAATGAGCTGGCCCGTTTCAATAAAATCCAACCCGAATACAAGCTGCTTTGTGAGCAAGGCCCGGCTCACTCCAAGGTAACGCAGACCGGCTGTAACACCGCTGATGTCATCCATCTGATGTCATCCATGAGCCTCCCACTGGCTTATCATGCAATGGAAACAGTGAGTCCACtgctcaactctctctctccctcgctctctctcgcgatcgttctttctctctctcgttctctcagaTCTTTTCAGTGAGACTCACGCTAGGCGATCAGCACTGGGAGGCAGAGGGCACCAGCATCAAGAAAGCCCAGCACACAGCTGCTGCGACCGCCCTGGCTGAGACCACGCTGCCAAGGCCCACGCTGAGATCACCCCGCAACACAGGCAAGGCCTCAAATCACCCCTCTGGACTAGTCTAGTCCAGGCCCCTCCAGCCTTCCCCCTAGTCTAGTCCAGGCCCCTCCAGCCTTCCTCCTAGTCTAGTCCAGgcccctccagccctccccctAGTCTAgtctagggatgcaccgatccgatatttgtatcggtatcggtaccGATATTGAAGACATTTCTAGATCGGGTATCGGTGACAAATGGGCCGatccatatttaaaaaaataaataatatatatatatatatatatttttttttttacgtttatgTACATACTTGAATCCTATTCCTACTACCTTGCTGCTTTGATAATTGAATTTCCCACGAAAATGTTCTCACGGGATTAATAAaagtgtatctatctatctattggctgatctattcagtttctatgctgtgcgctgtgagtgacgtcataAACAAGCAACACGCCGTGCGGAGCCTACAGTGATTGCAAAATGGAGCGAGCAAAAGGATCTGCTATCTGGAGCTATTTCACTTTACCTAAGCCAGCAAGCTCCACGGCTACATGCAACATATGCAAAGTAAATGTCCCGAGGGGTGGTACTAAACCTTCTAGCTTTAATACCACAAACCTTATAAAGCACCTCCAAAAATTCAAGTCTCATGATCCCAGTCTTTTCCCCTCAATGAAACTTACAGTTTGTAGCCATAATTTCGCGCTGTTTTtctatatcggtatcggatcggtatcggccgatactaaaCCTCAGATATCGGTATCGGAGGTGAAAAAAgcggatcggtgcatccctagtctaGTCCAGGCCCCTCCAGCCATCCCCCTAGTCTAGTCCAGGCCCCTCCAGCCATCCCCCTAGTCTAGTCCAGGCCCCTCCAGCCGTCCATCTAGTCTAGTCCAGGCCCCTCCAGCCGTCCATCTAGTCTAGTCCAGGCACGGCCCCTCTATCGACCCTGCCTTGAGTAGTCCAGGACCTGCCAATCCAACCACCCCAACCATCCCCCTAGCCTAATCCATGCTCCGGTTTAGGGTTCCATCCCCCTTGTTTAGCCCCTGGTACCATCCGGTGGTCCGTCAATCAATGACAGGAAATTAGaggtttttttttgcaatgCATTTTGATACTTCGGTTTGTTGTTGTGACAGAAGAGTGCACCACGCACACCATGGAGCTGAACGCCTTGTGTATGAAGCTGGGGAAGAAGCCCCTGTACAAGCCCATCGACGCATACATGGGGATGCGACCGCCAAACTTCAACTGCAACGTCCGAGGCCCCGGGCCCTACCAGCGCTCTATGCAACAGTAAGTCTTCGGCCCCCCCGAGCCCCTCAGGTCTGCGAATACAGGCACAGGTGTTGGGGTTGAAGTACAAGCAGAAAAGAGCCGGGGAGTTTAGGAGACGGAGAGTAAACCAATTAAAGAGAAAGTGCTGCATTggcgcacctgtgattgacaggccggATGAAAACCCCCGACAACAATCAGGGGAGAAATGAGCCGGGAGCTGTCGTTAATCTAAATACTCACTCAAGAGTCGGGCGCAGGCAACCAGAACGGAACAGTCTCGCAGAGCGTCTCACTCACTAATGGCTGACAGATGGCGGTGCCGTTTTCTAACTGATTACTCTTAACGTCGACGACACAGCTCGTGCACCTCACGCACGACGCCTTCCTCAAAGGCGACACTGACGTCCCTGTCGTTCCCCTGCAGGTATTACTACCCGTTCCCGCCGGTGGGGCCCTTCCTGTACCACATGGAGCTGTCTATAGGGGGCCAGCAGTTCCACGGCAAGGGGCGCACGCGGCAGCTGGCCAAACACGACGCGGCCGCCCGGGCGCTCAAGGTGCTGGAGAACGAGCCCATGCTCCAACAGCCGCCCGTGGTGAGGCCCCCCGCAGCACCCTGCTcatacacctcccccccccccccccaggggtaaAGGTAGAAACTCGTTGGTTGTCTTTCTCCGGAAGGCACCCACGCAGTGTTGCTGGATttcctgcccaatctggcaaccctggctgtAGCGCACTGCAGtaagggttgccagattgggtgggaAATGCGGTCCAATCTGTTAACACTTCACCCACGGTGGGGGGAGGAAACAAGTGCGGTGTGAATGCAACGTGGAGTGCTCGCCTGTATCGTAATGGTTCGATGTGTTTTTGTGGTTCAGATGAACGGCGACGGCGAGGAGGAGAACCTCAACAAGTCCGAAATCAGCCAAGTCTTTGAAATTGCACTCAAGAGGAATCTTCCCGTCAACTTTGAGGTTTGATCCGTTTTTCCGAAGGCGTGTCCTGTAGTGAACATACTTTCAGGCGGTCTTCCGTTTCAAAGCGGATCTCAAAGAGAATACATGTGATCCGTGATTTTGATTCCTGCGGTGCTGACTGCGTTGCAGGTGTTGCAGGAAGCCGGCCCGCCCCACATGAAGAGCTTCGCCGtgcgggtggtggtgggcgaGTTCGCCGGGGAAGGGGAGGGCAAGAGCAAGAAGATCGCCAAGAAGCTGGCGGCGGCCatggtgctggaggagctgaggaagCTGCCCCACGTCCCCGGCGTGGAGAAGATGCTGCCGCACATTAAAAAGAAACCCAAGTCCATCGTCAAGGTAACCACGGcggccccacctcccccccctccccaatgcGTCATCAAGCCTCATTTATGACTCTCGTCACCTCCTGGGCCGCTGCCCGTCTTTTGACCTTCGACCCCTGTCGCCCTCCACGCACGGCAGCTGCAGACCAGCCCGGAGTACGGCC
Coding sequences:
- the stau1 gene encoding double-stranded RNA-binding protein Staufen homolog 1, translated to MSQIQYQCLGNPMPTTAAAAAVTPLHLAPPMPGYSIPCASATLPAENASQPGRSSSLPSGSVTPFAPTTESNMANPKEKTPMCLVNELARFNKIQPEYKLLCEQGPAHSKIFSVRLTLGDQHWEAEGTSIKKAQHTAAATALAETTLPRPTLRSPRNTEECTTHTMELNALCMKLGKKPLYKPIDAYMGMRPPNFNCNVRGPGPYQRSMQQYYYPFPPVGPFLYHMELSIGGQQFHGKGRTRQLAKHDAAARALKVLENEPMLQQPPVMNGDGEEENLNKSEISQVFEIALKRNLPVNFEVLQEAGPPHMKSFAVRVVVGEFAGEGEGKSKKIAKKLAAAMVLEELRKLPHVPGVEKMLPHIKKKPKSIVKLQTSPEYGQGMNPISRLAQIQQAKKEKEPEYGLLTERGLPRRREFVIQVSVCGQCAEGLGPSKKVAKRNAAETMLELLGYKVPQPLPPKPALKTDEKAPLKKPGEQERRKVTFFEPGSVDDGTLACKDDDYRLPYLSNQQLPAGILPMMPEVAQAVGACQGPHARDYGRHAAAPNPAMTTVTAMIANELLYTGVSLTAQTVLANAPHSNNNNNGSLSQPAPGPLARPSEQLSYLAAVQGLQVEYKDFPKNNKNEFVSLINCSSVPPLLSHGIGKEVSFCHDMAARNILKLLSEADQQSSDRPGNGPTSGSGKQEMEAESLLQQANPSPMAQAVDGSA